The Quercus lobata isolate SW786 chromosome 9, ValleyOak3.0 Primary Assembly, whole genome shotgun sequence region atggttagcaaaacaaaactatataGATGAAATGATATATTTACTTCTCTATCAAATAAGTCATCTTTGGAGTCATTGAGTGCACGGCAACtgtataaatattaaataggaGAGCAAGCAAGTCAGCATGACTAGAAACAGTAgcattataaatattttcaatgtaAAATTGATGGGTAATGGTAAAGTCAGTGGgacttgattttattttggcaCAAGGCACAAAGCACATCCATCATCTCTTCCCTTGCAAATAGGATAGTAAGCAAGTCAGCAAGACTAGAAACGGTAgcattataaatattttcaatgtaAAATTGATGGGTAATGGTAAAGTCAGTGGGTGGTTGGGATAGATAATGAAATGAATTGGACTTTATCACTtgacttgattttattttggcaCAAGGCACAAAGCACATGCATCCATAATACATGGTTCAATCGTGGGCGAAGTTTGTCCTCTTgaaataacaattttattattattttttcaatttgtattaaaatttttgatataaaagtattaaaaaccTCGTAGATTCACttttagtaaagaaaaaaaaaattgtttggtcacttggggtctgtttggataccgcttattttgctaaaaactgaaaacttattactgaaaatactgtagcaaaatattttGGGTAAACTACGTATTTGGTCCCTATtatttacaccatatttcaatttaatctcTAACCTTTCagttgtgtcaatttggtccctaacttttcaGTGTTATATCAATTTAGTCTCAACCGTTATCTTTTGAATGGAAAAGTCTGACATGTCAAACggcttaaataaaaaattaatttattgccACATCAACTGTCACCTGGACTAACATATtagcataattttaaaatttaaaaattaaataaacatcaGATAGGTGAAACTGAGTAAATTTTGGGATCAAAATCCCTAACTCAcgtctattaaaaaaaaaaaacccctaacTCACGATTGCTTCTGTTTGTGATGGGTTCACAATCTTCCTATTGGTCCTCAATCCCCTCATTATATCAGTAAAACTTCTTGCTGCCCACTGTGTTGTTGAAGAGATGAAGCAACAAAGGTCCATTACTATCCAGATAATTTGTTACATTCTAATTCAATTCTTCACCAGCGAAAAGATAGGTTCAATGCATATTACTTTCCATGTAGTAAAGTAACaggtttaaaaagttatatacaAGGGAGAGTTCCTATATACGCAAAGTTATGATTAATGTTGCTTGTCAAATAGTCTGGAATATCGAAGATGGAATACAGAAGGAGTCTGGATGAAAACGTAGTGCCTCACCTTTTCTCTTTAGAGGATCAAAACGTGAAGCAATCGTAagttagggatttttttttttttttatagacgTGAGTTAGGGATTTTGATCCCAAAAGTTACTCACTTTcacttatttgttatttttcattttttaatttaagattaTGTTGACATGTTAGTCCAGGTGGCAATTGATATGACAAtaaattaatttcttatttagGTTGTTTGACACATCAATCTTTTCCATCCAAGGGATAACGGCAAGGGTTAAATTGACACGATACTGAAaggttagggatcaaattgacataattgaaaggttagagactaaattgaaatatggtgtaaagtAGGGCTGTCTAGACCCAATTAGAGCCCGAAAACCTGGCCAAACCGCCCAACGCCGACCCAATTTTGACTCGAACCGAAGGTCCAGTCGATCGGCGGTGGGTTTCTGTTCTTAAGAACTGACACCGGCAGGTCAAGTGGCGGGTTtgcttctccaaaacctgagcAACCCGAACCCAACCGGAGTTGTATAAAAAATCCTGCAAAATCAAGCCAGATCTGGCAAGATCTCGACCAAATCCGACTAAATCTAGTGGGATTTAGCTAGATTCGGCCAATTCCAacaatttttagtgaaaaattttagattccaacgaaaaaaatgaagatacaAGCGAGATTTTCCAGATTCTAGCGATATTTTTCAGATTCTggcaatgtttttttttttttttttttccagatttcgatgattttttttactccAACAACCAATAGAACCGACTGAAGCTCACCCTCACCCGAAACTGACTCGACCAATTTTTCCGGCAGTCGGTTCCCGGTTCCTCTACCCTCCACCTGATGCCGGTGGGTCGAGTCCAGGTTGGGCCCAAAAccaacccgacccaacctgTGGACAGCCCTAGTGTAAAGGATAGGGATCAAATACGTAGTTtacccaaatattttttattgctgaaaatattgTTCACGCGTTTTTCATCACTTGgctggtccatgaacagtgccatgGGACCAGCCAAGTGAAACGTAAACACACGCAAACGCAGAAATGTCGCTACGCAAACACAAAAAGGCCACTACTCAAACGCACACTTGATGTGATACTGATTTCAAGTCTTTTGTAGTTTGTAGTACAATTATTGATACATTGTCAACAGCTTAACGCAAATGCAGAAATGCCACTACTCAAACGCAAAAATGCCGCTATGCAAACGCAAAAATGCTGCTACGCAAACGCACACTTGATGTGATACTGATTACATGTCTTTTGTAGTTTGTAGTACAATTATTGATACATTGTCAACAGCTTATTAGCATTATTTGAACAACAAGGACAAACTGAGATTcttaaaacattttccttcttcCAATTATTATGCTCTGCATAGATATTAAAAGCGTTACTTTGTCGAATGgatccaaaatattttcataaaaataaccacacaaaaaacaaaaagggtactaagggtgtgtttggataccacttattttcttaaaaactgaaactgaaaacactgtagcaaaataatttcaaattttatttagggtgttcaagttttttttttcaggatGGTTAAGACTTTTTTCTAGGGTGGTCAACAacccatattaatttaaaattcaaaatttttaaggtattaaaaaaaggcgaaaatcacattttggtccctacattttgacccGATTcccgttttagtccctaagttttttttttaccgcttttagtccctctccAGAAAAAcggttccattttggtccctaccgttACTTCATAAACGGAtattgctgatgtggcaaacggcattgataatcaataataaaataatgggtCTACAGTAACCTGACTGCTACTGTTAGTTATTCCCGCCCTTAGTAGTCACGTGCCACTCACGTGACGGTccctaaccaaacaaaaccccaaatcagTCAGATGCGAACTCACTGAAAATCCCTAATCTCACTGAAAATCACTGAAAATCCCTAATCTCTTACCTTACCTTACCCGTTGCTCATCAGAAGACCGATCAAAGAACCCACAAATCGGCAAGCACAAAAATCCCACAAATCGGCAAGCTTCAGTGTGTTTGTGCTGAGCAGATTGCGAAGGTTGTATTTCtctccaactctctctctctttagttATGTTATGAATGCCATTTTAAGTGCTGGGTGATCGTTCTGGGTTTGAATCTCAGTTGTTGGGTTTTGAGAATTTGGGAATTTTGAGATGTTGTGTTTTGTTATTGCTCTGGAATTTCAATCtatctctgtttctctctcgtTGTGTCTcactttcactctctctcttcctctctccctTTATAGCTTTTGTAGTGGACATAATACTGACCGTGATAGTGGAATATTGTTTGGCTGTTGTGTGTTGCTTTTGTTATTTGCGTCTCcctttatagcttttgttttacttttgtttatcaGGGACCACATTATCAGGGACACATTACTGACTATATTTTTGTTGGCAATTGCATTGTTTGTCTGTATTATGTGTCACTATTGTTTATCAGGGACCACTATATTGACCTTTGATAAACCATGGAATCTTTGTGTTGGTATTTGCACTGATTGTCTGTATTGTGTCTTGCTTTTCAAGAAGTGGCTGGGTCCATGTGATCCCTTTGTCGGTAttatatgcttttttatttgtttattagcctaacaaagtattattaatatctgttttcattttcattctgTTTTCTTCCCGTGACTTGCATGCAGGATGAATGAGCTTTTTACTCTGCATGTCCACCATGGTGGGCATTTCATGTGGAACCCTCAAGCGTATGTGGGAGGGACAGTTGATATAGTGGATAACTGTGACCCAGATAGGTGGTCAAAAGTAGAGATTGAGAGTATATGTAGGGATTTTGGCTACTCTGAAGTAGATAAGCTATGGTATAAAATGCCTGGTGTGGACCCAGAGCAGTCAAATTTCCATCAGGTGGTTGATGATAATGCTGCTATGTTCATGACTAACTTGGTGAAGGGATATGGGGAGATTCATGTCTTTGTGGAGCATCCAGTGCATGAACCAGTTGAGTTACCAGTGGAGGATTTTGATCCCTTAGCTGCTGGAGTACCTGGTAGTGAAGTAGAAGGTGTAGGTGTAGAGGTTTTTGCTAGTGACAGAGTGCTTCAAAATGATAATGAAGAGTACAGACCtgatttttcacaatttggaGGCCATGATGATGCTGAATTTGTTAATGTTGACCATGGTGAGCCACATGAGGTAGATGATGAGGAAGTTTGTGCTAGGAGGGCTGGCAAAGCACCAGTTGTTGATGACCAAGTTGAGGAGAGTAGTGAGGGTAGTGAGGGCAGTGAGGGCAGTGAGGAGTGAGAGGAGTGACTTAGAAGAAGAGCCAGAACCAGAAGTGCAACCAATGAATATTGGTGAAGATAGTCCTGATAGTTGGGACAATCAAGCTGAAAATGCTGAGGTTGAAGCAGGACAAATGGGTGGTGGTGTCATGAATTCTGACTATGAGAGTGAGAAGTTGCTTAGCCTTGATGAATCATCATCAAGCAGTAAGGGTGGTGATGATTCAAGTGATGATGACATCCCTGTTGCTGAGGTTGACAATTCTATTAGGAGCAGCAAATATCCAATCTTTAGGCCAGTAGCCAAAGCTGAGAACCTTAGGTTTGAAAAGGATATGTTGTTCATCTTAGCTAAACAATTTAAAGATGCTATAACTGATTATGCAGTCCATGGTGGGTGGGgtataaaatttgtgaaaaatgacTTGGTGAGAGTGAGAGCCCGATGCCAGCCAGGGTGCAATTTTGTTGCCTACCTTGCAAAGGTGCCAAGGGAGAAGAGTTTTAGATTGAAAACACTGAACATGGAACACACATGCACCAGAAGCTATAAAAATCCAAGGTGCACAGCATCATACATTGGGAAGAAGTTAGTGAAGAGGGTTAGGAGACAGCCTGGCATAAAGCTTAAGGATATTCAGGAGGCTGTGCATAAGAAGTATGTGGTTGACATAAGTGCAGGCAAGGCAAGTAGGGCTAGAGAGAGAGCTCAAGATGCTGTTGATGGGACCCACACTGCACAGTTCAACCAACTATGGGAGTACTGTGATGAGTTGAGAAGGTGCAGTCCTGGGAGCACAATATTGATGAAGGTGCATACTTATGAGGATGGTGATTTGGCAGCTGAGCATGGATTGGCAACTGGGCTGCCATATTTTGAAAGAATGTACATCTGCCTTGAAGGTTGCAAGAAGGGCTTCTTGGCAGGGTGCAGGCCAATCATTGGTCTAGATGCATGCCATCTGAAGACCAAGACAGGTGGTCAGCTGATGTGTGCTGTTGGCAGAGATCCCAATGATGAATACTTCTCATTCGCATATGCAGTAGTAGAGGCTGAAACAAAGGACAGTTGGACCTGGTTTCTTAATTTATTGCTTGCTGACATAGGAGATGACAAGCAATGGGTGTTCATATCTGACCAGCAGAAGGTATGATGGTAGCTTTATTGCTTGTTGAATTATTTGTAGTTAATGGTAGCTTCATTGCTTGCTGAATTAAATGATTGTGCTTTGCAGGGGTTGGTGAACACCTTTGTTGACAATTGGCCACAGTACGAGCACAGGATCTGCTGCAGACATTTATAccaaaatttgaggaaaaatcaTCCTGGTGTCATTATTAGAGACCTTTTTTGGAAAGCAGCCAAGGCTACCTATCGGCAAGCATTTGAGAGGGCAATGAATGAGCTAAAGGAGGTGGATGAAGATGCATTCAAATGGCTGCAATCTCAGTCAACAACTATCTGGGCTAGGCACATGTTCAAAAGTGATGGGCAGAGTGACACGGTCTTGAACAACATGTGTGAAAGCTTCAACAGCGCGATAGTTAAGTTCAGGAGCAAACCTATAATCACCATGGTATGCATAATTCTCCCTTTCATGTGCATTATGATCCATAGACCTATGTAATTCATGAATGATTaattctccctttctctctatGTGCTTGCAGCTTGAGTGTATTAGGCTATATCTAATGACTAGATTTCAAGCAAACAGAGAAATGATTATGAAGGTGGAATCTGAGTTGTGTCCTAAGATAAGGAAGAGGCTGTACAAGGAGAAGTTGACATGCAGCAAGTGGATAGCATGTTGGGCTGGTCGTATGAAGTTTGAAGTGAAGAATGGGCTTGAGAGTTTCATTGTGGACTTGGAAGAGAAGAAATGCAGCTGTAGGAAGTGGGACATAGTTGGCATACCATGTTGCCATGCCATTTCTTGCATATTTTTCAACAGAGAAGATGCTGAAAAGTATGTCAATGCTTGCTACAAAAGGACTACCTACATTGATTGCTATGAACCCATTATAGAGCCCATTAATGGCCAGAATATATGGGGTCCTAGTGGACTGCCACCTGTGCAACCCCCTATCAAGAGGAGACCTCCTGGCAGGCCTAAGAAGAAGAGGGCACTGGAGCCTGATGAACCTAGAAGTCACAGAAAAAAAAGAGGCCTAGGCATCTCAAAACAATGCAAGTTATGTGGGAAATTAGGACACAACAAGAGGAGCTGCAAGGGAGAAGTAGGAGGGAACTCCTCCTTGCCTGGGAGTGCATCCCAAGTCAGTAGGACCACTACAAGGGTAAGTATACACTTTGACTTAGATATcctcattgttttgtttttcagttGGCAAACTATTAATTGTTATTGTGCTTATGCTTGCAGGCAGCCAAGGATGCTCAGCCAACAGTACACAGGGTACAACCAAACTCTAATGATGATGTGACCACTGATAACCAATCCAATCGAAGACCAAAAAAACAGAGGAAGAGAAGTGCAGTCACTACTGAAACCTTGAATGCAACTGGGAATGCAGCAAGATATATGGCAGCAATGAGATCTGCTAAAAGATAGCAAACTGAAGCAGGAcctttctttttgttgtgctATATGTTGAAGCACTCTTCATATATTTATGTAACTGCTAGAACAATTGGCATATGTTTATGGGCTGACCAAATCCTTTTTTGTATGAATGTGCTTTGTCacatattttgtaattattgtggtacaccaaaaactaccattggtgttaaatattttgtaattattgtggtacaccaaaaactaccattggtgttaaatattttgtaattattctcCCATTGTTATGATGATTCAGCTTCTATTATTCAGATTTGCTTTGCTGGTTTTAGCTTTGGTTTTTAAAATGCTTAAACTCAAATTTGCTGGTTTTTAGCTTTGCTGGGCAGTTTGGTGATTATGCAGATTTGGTGAGCATTGGAGTTTAATGTGCTGGGAGTAGCCACTTTAATGTGTAATGATGTATGATGTATGAATAAATGTGTAATGATGTATGAATAAAGAGCTGCTGGTTTGGTAAGTTATGCAGAAACTATGCAGGTTTGGTAAATTATGCAGGCTGCTGGTGATGCATGCAGGTTTGGTAAATTTTACAGTCAGCTCCTTTAATACATAAAGAGAATTTTGCAGCCATGCCATTTCTTGCATATTTTGCAACCAGTTGCTCTCTAAATTGCAGTATCAATTTGCAGTATCAAATTGCTTTGTCAAATTGCTGTTTCCATTCAATTATGTTGTGTCAAATTGTTGTGTCAAATTGCTGTTTCCATTCAAAATTGCAGTGTCAAATTGACAGTTGATGCACAAACACTTAACAATAATGCACAAACACTTAACAAATTGACAGTTGATGCACAAACTGCTTTGGCACAAACACTTAACAATAATGTAATAAATTGGTACACAAATCATAGATTAATTAGAAAGATCATATTCCATTGCTAAAGTCTTGGATTGCAAAGAGAATTACACCAAAAAATCAGGCCTTTTCCCACTACTACAAACCAACACATTCCAACACAAATTATGGCCTTTTTCCACTAATACATACACCAAAATTCAGGCCTTTTGCCACTAATACATACAACAAAATTCAGGCCTTTTTCCACTAACACCTACCCACCTAATGACCCATTCCCCCCCACCTATTTAGCCAACCAGAAGAAGCATCAAACAAAGTAGCATCCCACTTATCACCAGAGACAGCCCCAGGCAAATGAGCagcctcttctctctcttcctgtaGCCTACAATGGCAGCTTCAAGGGTCAAAATCCGTTGCCTCTGCTCCGGAATCAGCACCTTCCCACGCTCGTAGATTTCATCATCAAGCCACTGAAAAAATTTACACTTGCGTCCAACCTGACACCCAAGGACCAGATAAATGATGTTAAATAAACaaccaaaatcatgaaaaacagTAACAAATAGTATTAGCAAATACTACCTTACCAGAAACTAAAATAGTATTAGCACAATGTTCTTGTATTAGCACAATTTATATTGTCAGCAACaagctgagtttttttttttttttttccttaaattttttaaaatttttatttatttaagaaaataaattctgGGTTAGACTTAGACTAAAGGGGATTGCAAGATTGAAGCAAGATTGAAACGAAAATGAACCTGAAGTGCTTCCAAAGttaaaaacccagaaatttaaaaacattacaAAGAGAGATACTACCTTACCCAGTAATTTGGACAACCGTAGAACCTTCTTCCAGGGTTGTCAAGTGTCCACGAAACGACCACAACGGGTCTCTCCGAGCAGAAGCATCGGGCTGGGCCCCTTTTCCTCAAGCTTCCACTCGATGACATCGAGCTTGAATCCATGGAAAGCAGTTGATTTGAAGATGGTTTTTGAGTTCGTGACTGGTGACTGGTGAGGGACTTCAATCCGTGTGATGACTGATGAGCGAGGAGCTGAGGAAATTTGGGGGTTAGGGATTTCTATCTGActgatttggggttttgtttggttagggACCGTCACGTGAGTGGCACGTGACTACTAAGGGCGGGAATAACTAACAGTAGCAGTCAGGTTACTGTAGacccattattttattattgattatcaatgccgtttgccacatcagcaataTCCGTTTATGAAGTAACGGtggggaccaaaatggaaccgTTTTTCTggagagggactaaaagcggtaaaaaaaaaacttagggactaaaacgggAATCgggtcaaaatgtagggaccaaaatgtgattttcgccttaaaaaaaaaatcaattcaggGTGGTCATGTGACCACCCTGAGTAACATGTAGAGCCGCCAGTGCGGCCTAAGGAATATCAGCAAAGGATAACACCATGATGAAGCACATGATTGACTTGGCAAATTTTGCATAGATTGAACCCAAGAGGGCTAGTTTGAGAGTGAATCCGTTAAGTGACGATGTGCAAGGTTGCACAATGAAGAGTGGGCGCTATTGGAGGCCACAAGGTCATACAATATTGAAatctaaagaataaaaatagaatGGGGTTGATTTTAGATTGAGAAAGAGCAGGAACAAGAGAAAATGAGAACACAAGAGTTAACGTGAATTGCTTCACAACCTACATCTACAACAGAAAGTCTAAGGGCGTGTTTGGTATAtgcatttaaaaacatgtgttttgttatttgaaaacatgtgtggaaatacatgtgggtgaaaaagtgtgtagaaatacatgtaatgttatttcaaaattgaaaattgttgtttaaaatggtgtaccaaacaccccttaAACATCTACATGTTTACTATGATCAATGAGTTTACAATGGACTCTTAAGTAatgtatatatagaaattagGTTAACAATAACCCTCCTGGTGATAGTATAATGACAACATATTGACAGTACACTAACATTTGGGAATAttagaattataaaatttattatttcctaatagtttaaacttttaagaaaaaaaataatttatcatgAAATTAAATCATAACAGGTGGTTCTATGTCCCAAACTCAATAATTTATTAAgtataaattagaaaaaaaaaatacaaaattacattGATTTGGAGAGTTAATGACAGTCTAAATGTGGACATACGGAAAACATGGCATGTATGCTAGAAGTTTAATAACGAAAATGATGAAATTAAAACTGAGGaatcaaaaaaataacaaccccttcttattaaaaaacaaaaaaaacaaaaaaaaaaaaaaaccaataacacCCTCAAACCATTTGTTTTTTAAGGAGAGACAAGAACCATAAACTTGGTGTAATTCGTAGTCtagttttattggttttattaaaattgactagtaaaaaataagtttacctaattataataaactataaatgCCTAATAACAAAGATATCACAACTAAAATACTGACTACGATTAGCCCTTTCAACAAAtccttaaaattattttttaactacaTGAAAGGTGCATATAGTTGACCTTGATGCTCTTTATATTCTTTGATGATTGGCCTACTTGTAATTTTATCGACAGATCGTTCTTCTTGCTAATTAAACATGGCCTATAAAATCTACCATAGTCTACCTAACTAGAACAACCAAATCAACGATGCCCAATTGATAATCACAAGATCAAACCCCATTTGTTTagctaacaaaacaaaaatgtcacaacaataaatcaatcaaaagtaaggctactgaaattgaaaattagacttcagccaaaaaaaaaaaatttgaaaattagacttaggttgtgtttggataccgtttattttgctgaaactgaaaaattattgttgaaaatattgtagataaaagtaaaagttagttgaaatggTACAGTAGGACCtataaatagtacaaaaaagtgtaatgagattcataaatagtaacaaaaataagctgaatagtgaaataactTTCATTTATATAATACCAATCTAAACGCACGCTTAGACTTATACAAATCTATCAACACTGCCCAGTAGAGACACAGAGTCGAGGAGCACAACACCTTAAGGAGAAGATCAGCGCCACCCTAATAGATACACAAGTCACAAACCCAAGAGTGAAAAT contains the following coding sequences:
- the LOC115961597 gene encoding uncharacterized protein LOC115961597, with amino-acid sequence MNIGEDSPDSWDNQAENAEVEAGQMGGGVMNSDYESEKLLSLDESSSSSKGGDDSSDDDIPVAEVDNSIRSSKYPIFRPVAKAENLRFEKDMLFILAKQFKDAITDYAVHGGWGIKFVKNDLVRVRARCQPGCNFVAYLAKVPREKSFRLKTLNMEHTCTRSYKNPRCTASYIGKKLVKRVRRQPGIKLKDIQEAVHKKYVVDISAGKASRARERAQDAVDGTHTAQFNQLWEYCDELRRCSPGSTILMKVHTYEDGDLAAEHGLATGLPYFERMYICLEGCKKGFLAGCRPIIGLDACHLKTKTGGQLMCAVGRDPNDEYFSFAYAVVEAETKDSWTWFLNLLLADIGDDKQWVFISDQQKGLVNTFVDNWPQYEHRICCRHLYQNLRKNHPGVIIRDLFWKAAKATYRQAFERAMNELKEVDEDAFKWLQSQSTTIWARHMFKSDGQSDTVLNNMCESFNSAIVKFRSKPIITMLECIRLYLMTRFQANREMIMKVESELCPKIRKRLYKEKLTCSKWIACWAGRMKFEVKNGLESFIVDLEEKKCSCRKWDIVGIPCCHAISCIFFNREDAEKYVNACYKRTTYIDCYEPIIEPINGQNIWGPSGLPPVQPPIKRRPPGRPKKKRALEPDEPRSHRKKRGLGISKQCKLCGKLGHNKRSCKGEVGGNSSLPGSASQVSRTTTRAAKDAQPTVHRVQPNSNDDVTTDNQSNRRPKKQRKRSAVTTETLNATGNAARYMAAMRSAKR